A stretch of Candidatus Binatia bacterium DNA encodes these proteins:
- a CDS encoding PBP1A family penicillin-binding protein encodes MRRVRSLAIVLLLSLIPLGAAAGLAVLLGYQHYAEIVDEKFAGRRWDFPSRIYSDEFLLHPGLDIEASGVPRRLERLRYREVAEAPHAGGEFRRSAAALEVALRPGARGRHATERVRLVLAGGRVSEVVDLDTGEDRGAVSLEPEELTGIYQGEYQKRRAVRVVDVAPTLIRAILATEDTRYFEHHGVDVIGVGRALVANVRAGEVRQGGSTLTQQLMKNFFLTSDRTVARKLEEMAMALVAERRYSKMQILENYLNEIYLGQRGARGIFGVAEASDFYFGKDPRDLLTAEAALLAGLIRAPNAYSPFRSPERAKARRDVVLRLLLEAGDIDEETFEEAVASSLGVVAPRNESKDAAFFVDYVKRELADRFSEVVLTTEGLHIYTTLDPLLQEYATEAVRSGLDGLEADHAGLRERATEDRLEAALVAIAPRTGAVRALVGGRDYVQSQFDRVTQAHRQPGSAFKPVVYLAGVAATDPERHITAATLVDDTPFTWSYEEQEWTPRNYGDRYLGEITVRTALEKSSNAAAARVAEVVGLGAIIDLAQRMGVESKLPAVPSIVLGSAEVTPLEMVSAYGVLASGGIRAEPFTIRRVESREGQEILGEVPVFTRVVSPAEAFVVTHMMEGVLDVGTARGARKLGFGRPAAGKTGTTNEYRDAWFIGFTPDLLAGTWVGFDGDALLNLSGGRAALPIWTSFMQSATAASPERPFQAPAGVTLVEVDRRTGRPAVDDSDAMLVIEAFLAGEEPIWTDPLAVPGMVPPEHPLSLDPEPDALSPARMPVAFAVPPARR; translated from the coding sequence ATGCGACGCGTACGGTCGCTGGCGATCGTTCTGCTGCTGTCCCTGATTCCACTCGGGGCAGCAGCAGGGCTCGCCGTGCTGCTGGGGTATCAGCATTACGCTGAGATCGTAGACGAGAAGTTCGCCGGTCGCCGGTGGGACTTTCCGTCGCGGATCTACAGCGACGAGTTTCTCCTGCATCCGGGGCTCGACATCGAGGCTTCGGGTGTCCCCAGAAGGCTCGAGCGGTTGCGGTACCGCGAGGTGGCCGAGGCACCGCATGCGGGTGGCGAGTTTCGCCGCTCTGCGGCGGCCCTAGAGGTCGCGCTCCGTCCCGGGGCGCGTGGCCGGCACGCCACGGAGCGCGTTCGTCTCGTCCTGGCAGGCGGGCGGGTGTCCGAAGTCGTGGATCTCGATACCGGCGAGGACCGAGGTGCGGTTTCGCTCGAGCCCGAGGAACTCACGGGCATCTATCAGGGCGAATACCAGAAGCGTCGGGCCGTGCGGGTGGTCGACGTGGCCCCGACCCTTATCCGCGCGATCCTCGCGACGGAGGATACGCGCTACTTCGAGCACCACGGAGTGGACGTCATCGGCGTCGGGCGTGCTCTCGTCGCGAACGTACGCGCCGGCGAGGTGCGGCAGGGCGGGAGTACGCTCACGCAGCAGCTCATGAAGAATTTCTTCTTGACGTCCGATCGCACCGTCGCGCGCAAGCTCGAAGAGATGGCGATGGCCCTCGTCGCCGAGCGTCGGTATTCGAAGATGCAGATCCTCGAGAACTACTTGAACGAGATCTATCTCGGGCAACGCGGCGCCCGAGGGATCTTCGGCGTCGCCGAGGCGTCGGACTTCTACTTCGGCAAGGACCCACGCGACCTGCTCACAGCCGAGGCGGCGTTGCTTGCGGGCCTCATCCGGGCGCCGAATGCCTACTCTCCATTCCGTTCACCGGAGAGGGCGAAGGCGCGCCGGGACGTCGTTCTCCGCCTTCTTCTCGAAGCCGGGGACATTGACGAGGAGACGTTCGAGGAGGCCGTCGCGAGTTCGTTGGGGGTCGTGGCGCCGCGCAATGAGAGCAAGGATGCCGCGTTCTTCGTGGACTACGTGAAGCGCGAGCTCGCGGACCGGTTCAGTGAGGTCGTGCTCACGACCGAAGGCCTGCACATCTACACCACGCTGGATCCGCTTCTGCAGGAGTATGCGACGGAGGCGGTGCGGTCCGGACTCGATGGCTTGGAGGCCGACCATGCGGGGTTGCGAGAGCGCGCGACCGAGGATCGGTTGGAGGCCGCTCTCGTCGCGATCGCCCCTCGTACCGGCGCCGTTCGCGCTCTCGTCGGTGGTCGCGACTACGTGCAGAGCCAGTTCGACCGGGTGACGCAGGCGCACAGGCAGCCGGGCTCCGCCTTCAAGCCGGTGGTCTATCTCGCCGGTGTGGCTGCGACGGATCCGGAGCGGCATATCACCGCGGCTACGTTGGTTGACGACACGCCGTTCACCTGGAGCTACGAAGAACAAGAATGGACGCCGCGGAACTATGGCGACCGCTACCTCGGCGAGATCACGGTTCGCACGGCATTGGAGAAGTCCTCCAATGCGGCGGCGGCTCGTGTCGCGGAGGTCGTGGGCTTGGGGGCGATCATTGATCTCGCGCAACGCATGGGGGTCGAGTCGAAGTTGCCCGCCGTTCCTTCGATCGTGCTCGGGTCGGCGGAGGTGACTCCGCTCGAGATGGTCTCGGCCTACGGCGTACTCGCGAGTGGTGGGATCCGTGCCGAGCCGTTCACCATCCGGCGCGTCGAGAGTCGGGAAGGGCAAGAGATCCTGGGCGAGGTTCCAGTTTTCACCCGCGTCGTGTCGCCGGCGGAAGCCTTCGTGGTCACGCACATGATGGAGGGTGTCCTCGATGTGGGCACGGCCCGCGGGGCTCGCAAGCTCGGCTTCGGTCGCCCGGCCGCCGGCAAGACCGGGACGACCAACGAATACCGTGACGCGTGGTTCATCGGGTTCACCCCCGATCTGCTCGCCGGCACTTGGGTCGGGTTCGACGGGGATGCGCTGCTGAACCTCTCCGGGGGCCGCGCGGCCCTGCCGATCTGGACCTCGTTCATGCAGAGCGCGACGGCGGCCTCGCCGGAGCGCCCGTTCCAGGCGCCGGCCGGGGTGACTCTCGTCGAAGTGGACCGACGCACGGGGCGACCGGCCGTGGACGATTCCGACGCGATGCTCGTCATCGAGGCGTTTCTCGCGGGGGAGGAGCCGATCTGGACGGATCCGCTCGCCGTGCCGGGCATGGTGCCCCCGGAGCATCCGCTGTCGCTCGACCCGGAACCAGACGCGCTGTCTCCCGCTAGGATGCCCGTCGCTTTTGCGGTTCCGCCGGCGAGGCGGTAG
- a CDS encoding DegQ family serine endoprotease: MRSVTKVLVLLLVGFAVGALAARNRGESPTVAIAESAPETVAPTRLAAVGDGMLSQVAAGDSEACLRCALPDFATLAARTRDSVVNISSENKETSSGSRGFHGAPGGPGGPGGPGGPGGPGGPSGPGGPGGGGNPREFWEPFERFFGPMPRRQQPRKSLGSGFIFDKQGYILTNNHVVENSESISVKTTDGDEYEAELIGRDPKTDIAVLKITGAHEFPAIAFGDSDQVKVGEWVMAIGNPFGLEFSVTAGIVSAKGRFIGQGNYDDFIQTDAPINPGNSGGPLLDLEGRVVGINTSIFSRSGGNIGIGFAVPINLAKELIPQLREKGKVTRGWMGVMIQKVTPDIADSLEMEDAHGALVADVVKGGPAAEAGIKVGDVIVEFDGDTVSESTQLPLMVAREPIGKSVPVMVIRDGEKKTIDLEIGEMKDEDVQVAQGESEAYGLTVQNLTPEIAESLGLEADVAGVLVSSVQAGSPAADAGLRRGDVILEINRAAVSTVDQYMGQVKKAVKGKSVLLLVRRGGNTVFLALKPTDD; encoded by the coding sequence ATGCGTAGTGTCACGAAAGTTCTCGTCCTGCTGTTGGTGGGTTTCGCGGTGGGTGCGCTTGCGGCGCGCAACCGTGGTGAATCGCCGACGGTAGCGATCGCGGAGTCGGCGCCGGAGACGGTGGCGCCCACGCGGCTTGCCGCGGTTGGCGACGGCATGCTGTCCCAGGTCGCCGCCGGTGACTCCGAGGCGTGCCTGCGCTGCGCCCTGCCGGACTTCGCGACTCTCGCGGCGCGTACGCGGGATTCGGTCGTGAACATCTCGAGTGAGAACAAAGAGACCAGCAGTGGATCCCGTGGCTTTCACGGCGCGCCGGGTGGTCCCGGCGGACCGGGTGGCCCGGGCGGACCCGGTGGACCCGGTGGACCCAGTGGACCGGGCGGCCCGGGGGGCGGCGGCAACCCGCGCGAATTCTGGGAGCCGTTTGAGCGCTTCTTCGGCCCGATGCCCCGCCGGCAGCAGCCGCGCAAGAGTCTGGGATCCGGCTTCATCTTCGACAAGCAGGGCTACATCCTCACGAACAACCACGTCGTCGAGAACTCCGAATCGATCAGTGTGAAGACGACCGACGGTGACGAGTACGAGGCGGAGTTGATCGGTCGCGATCCGAAGACCGACATCGCGGTACTCAAGATTACCGGAGCCCACGAGTTCCCGGCGATCGCATTCGGCGACTCCGACCAGGTGAAGGTCGGGGAGTGGGTGATGGCGATCGGTAACCCGTTCGGACTCGAGTTCAGCGTCACCGCTGGCATCGTGAGCGCGAAGGGTCGCTTCATCGGCCAAGGCAACTATGACGACTTCATCCAGACCGATGCGCCGATCAATCCGGGCAACTCGGGTGGTCCGCTGCTCGACCTCGAGGGGCGCGTGGTCGGGATCAACACTTCGATTTTCAGCCGCAGCGGCGGCAACATCGGCATCGGCTTCGCTGTTCCCATCAACCTCGCGAAGGAGTTGATTCCTCAGCTCCGCGAGAAGGGGAAAGTTACCCGCGGTTGGATGGGTGTGATGATCCAGAAGGTCACGCCGGACATCGCGGACTCGCTCGAGATGGAAGACGCCCACGGCGCTCTCGTCGCGGACGTCGTGAAGGGTGGCCCGGCCGCCGAGGCGGGGATCAAGGTCGGTGACGTCATCGTGGAGTTTGACGGAGACACCGTTTCCGAGTCGACGCAGTTGCCGCTGATGGTGGCGCGTGAGCCCATCGGCAAGAGCGTCCCCGTCATGGTCATCCGCGACGGCGAGAAGAAGACGATCGATCTCGAGATCGGTGAGATGAAGGACGAGGACGTGCAGGTCGCCCAGGGCGAATCTGAAGCCTATGGCCTCACCGTTCAGAACCTGACGCCTGAGATTGCTGAATCGCTGGGGCTCGAGGCGGATGTCGCCGGTGTCCTGGTATCGAGCGTGCAGGCCGGTAGTCCGGCGGCCGACGCAGGCCTCCGACGCGGTGACGTGATCCTTGAGATCAACCGTGCGGCCGTCTCGACGGTCGACCAGTACATGGGCCAGGTGAAGAAGGCGGTGAAGGGCAAGAGCGTGCTGCTGCTGGTTCGCCGCGGCGGTAACACTGTGTTCTTGGCCCTCAAGCCGACCGACGACTGA
- a CDS encoding DUF1844 domain-containing protein → MSGDRDDREEEGSEPSFKVIDRRRFASDGSERSEEEQAGVVETVRESPPPVSEAPPPPPPPQPPEPPAALTPEPEPELAAPQGEPYEGTAADAQPSFATLVLSLSTQALMCLGEIPEAPGAEPRQELGAARNIIDLLGVLEQKTKGNLTEDEHALLERILYDLRMRFVQLSGSAE, encoded by the coding sequence ATGAGCGGGGATCGGGACGATCGGGAAGAGGAAGGCTCGGAGCCTTCCTTCAAGGTCATCGACCGGAGGCGCTTTGCGTCCGACGGCAGTGAGCGGTCAGAAGAGGAACAAGCTGGTGTCGTGGAAACGGTGCGGGAGAGTCCGCCGCCGGTTTCGGAGGCACCGCCGCCGCCACCACCACCACAACCTCCCGAACCACCTGCTGCGTTGACTCCCGAGCCGGAGCCGGAGCTCGCGGCCCCACAGGGCGAGCCGTACGAGGGAACTGCCGCGGACGCGCAGCCATCGTTCGCGACACTCGTCCTGAGCTTGAGTACGCAGGCCCTGATGTGCCTTGGGGAGATCCCGGAAGCACCCGGAGCCGAACCGCGTCAGGAACTTGGCGCGGCCCGCAACATCATCGATCTGCTCGGTGTTCTCGAGCAGAAGACGAAAGGCAACCTGACCGAGGACGAGCACGCTCTCCTCGAGCGCATCCTGTACGATCTACGGATGCGCTTCGTTCAGCTGAGTGGCTCTGCGGAATGA
- a CDS encoding glycosyltransferase family 9 protein encodes MEIEDGSSGSLVLFPGALGDAVCVEPAVAWLASRGPVTFQARGAAAGVAKLFPSQPETASLDAVEVARLFSPLVGADGNGDWLRRYERVVSFTGSASAEFTGRLRAAGNARVFPFPSREGPGHAVDEMLAQVSGGRAPGGSAPRLGLPGGGADCPGRHLVIHPGSGGAAKRAPRDLFREVGSRFRRAAAGQVSVLLGPAESGEDDWWAAEVGEVHRPRTVQELARCLVVAQVYVGNDSGPSHVAAALDIRSVVLLRASAPERFAPRGAGVRSVRLDGPEDGEAVWEAVEGPVP; translated from the coding sequence GTGGAGATTGAAGACGGCTCCTCGGGTTCCCTCGTCCTCTTCCCGGGCGCTCTGGGCGATGCAGTGTGCGTCGAGCCGGCGGTCGCGTGGCTGGCCTCTCGGGGGCCTGTGACCTTTCAGGCGCGGGGTGCGGCCGCCGGGGTGGCCAAGCTGTTCCCGTCGCAACCGGAGACCGCCTCCCTCGACGCCGTCGAGGTGGCGCGCCTGTTTTCGCCGCTGGTGGGTGCGGATGGGAACGGGGATTGGCTGCGGCGGTATGAGCGCGTCGTGAGCTTCACGGGCTCCGCCAGTGCGGAGTTTACGGGTCGCTTGCGCGCGGCCGGCAACGCCCGGGTTTTCCCGTTTCCGAGTCGGGAGGGGCCCGGGCACGCCGTGGATGAGATGCTGGCGCAGGTGTCCGGCGGCCGGGCCCCGGGCGGCAGCGCCCCACGCCTGGGCCTTCCTGGGGGAGGCGCAGACTGCCCGGGCCGGCACCTGGTGATCCACCCCGGGAGCGGAGGGGCCGCAAAGAGGGCGCCCCGCGACTTGTTTCGAGAGGTGGGCAGCCGCTTCCGACGGGCCGCCGCGGGGCAGGTCTCGGTGCTTTTAGGGCCTGCGGAGTCGGGCGAGGACGATTGGTGGGCGGCCGAGGTCGGGGAGGTGCACCGTCCCCGTACTGTGCAAGAGCTGGCTCGTTGTCTGGTCGTGGCGCAGGTCTACGTCGGAAACGACTCCGGCCCGAGCCACGTCGCCGCGGCGCTCGACATCCGGAGCGTCGTCCTGTTGCGGGCCTCGGCCCCGGAGAGGTTCGCACCGCGGGGAGCCGGGGTTCGGTCGGTTCGGCTCGACGGGCCAGAGGACGGCGAGGCCGTCTGGGAGGCCGTGGAAGGCCCAGTTCCTTGA
- the cysK gene encoding cysteine synthase A — protein sequence MPAPNLVARSPLDLIGNTPAVRLNRMTEPGDAEVWAKLELSNLGGSVKDRICLSMIEDAERTGRLRPGDVVVEPTSGNTGIGLALVCATKGYRLILTMPDTMSQERRSLLMAYGAEVELTPDNKGMSAAIARAEEIAAAEPNSFMPQQFSNPANPEAHRQTTAPEILEQFPNLDAFVAGVGTGGTVTGVGQTLHAERPGCLVVAVEPKRSPVVSGGEPGLHRIQGIGAGFVPANLHASAYERILPIDDETATKTSRALARREGILAGISSGANCAAAIEIARELGEGKIVLTLFCDSGERYLTTDLFRGEGEGT from the coding sequence ATGCCCGCCCCAAATCTCGTTGCTCGATCGCCTCTCGATCTGATCGGTAACACCCCGGCCGTTCGCCTGAACCGTATGACCGAGCCCGGCGACGCTGAGGTCTGGGCGAAGCTCGAACTGTCCAATCTCGGCGGCTCCGTCAAAGACCGGATCTGCCTCAGCATGATCGAAGACGCCGAGCGGACCGGCCGCCTCCGCCCCGGTGACGTGGTCGTCGAACCTACCAGCGGCAACACGGGCATCGGGCTCGCTCTCGTCTGCGCGACGAAGGGCTACCGGCTGATCCTCACGATGCCCGACACGATGAGCCAAGAACGCCGCAGTCTCCTCATGGCGTACGGTGCCGAGGTCGAGCTCACACCGGACAACAAAGGCATGAGTGCTGCCATCGCGCGGGCCGAAGAGATCGCCGCCGCCGAGCCGAACTCCTTCATGCCGCAGCAGTTCAGCAATCCCGCGAACCCCGAGGCACATCGCCAAACGACGGCACCGGAAATCCTGGAGCAGTTCCCGAACCTCGACGCCTTCGTCGCGGGCGTCGGTACCGGAGGTACTGTGACGGGCGTCGGCCAGACCCTCCATGCCGAGCGCCCCGGCTGCCTCGTCGTCGCGGTCGAACCCAAACGATCCCCAGTCGTGTCCGGCGGCGAGCCCGGCCTTCACCGGATCCAGGGCATCGGCGCCGGCTTCGTCCCGGCCAACCTCCACGCGAGCGCATATGAACGCATCCTTCCGATCGACGACGAGACCGCGACCAAGACCTCGCGCGCACTCGCGCGCCGCGAGGGCATCCTCGCCGGCATCTCGTCGGGAGCCAATTGCGCAGCCGCCATCGAGATTGCGCGCGAACTCGGAGAGGGGAAGATTGTCTTGACCCTGTTCTGCGACAGCGGCGAGCGCTATCTGACGACCGACCTCTTCCGCGGCGAAGGAGAAGGCACATGA
- the larE gene encoding ATP-dependent sacrificial sulfur transferase LarE, whose protein sequence is MSVDAPALTPEVAAKLDQLRRALRSIPKAIVAFSGGVDSTFVLRIAREEIGVETLALTTTSASMPARELEEAKRLATEIGAEHEVVPTDEMVVGDYAKNPINRCYFCKDNLYRICHEHADRRGAEVILDGVNSDDLGDFRPGLDAAEEQRVRHPLVEVGLHKDEIRAISAALGLPTWDKPASPCLASRFPYGTAITHERLGRVEQAEEVLHDLGFREFRVRFEEDTARLEIATAEIHRCSDDRVRNELVGRIRATGFTRVVLDLAGFRSGSLNEGVATTKR, encoded by the coding sequence ATGAGCGTGGACGCACCGGCCCTGACTCCCGAGGTGGCGGCGAAGCTGGACCAGCTTCGCCGCGCCCTCCGAAGCATCCCTAAAGCGATCGTCGCGTTCTCCGGCGGCGTCGATTCGACGTTCGTCCTGCGCATCGCCCGCGAGGAGATCGGCGTAGAAACCTTGGCCCTCACGACGACGTCGGCATCGATGCCGGCGCGGGAGCTCGAAGAGGCCAAACGCCTGGCCACCGAGATCGGTGCCGAGCATGAGGTCGTACCGACGGACGAGATGGTCGTCGGCGACTACGCGAAGAACCCGATCAACCGGTGCTACTTCTGCAAGGACAACCTCTACCGTATCTGCCACGAACACGCCGACCGACGCGGGGCCGAGGTCATCCTGGACGGCGTCAACTCCGACGACCTCGGCGACTTCCGCCCGGGCCTCGATGCGGCCGAAGAACAGAGGGTGCGCCACCCTCTCGTCGAAGTCGGCCTCCACAAAGACGAGATCCGTGCGATCAGCGCCGCACTCGGCTTGCCCACCTGGGACAAGCCGGCCTCGCCGTGCCTCGCATCACGCTTCCCGTACGGAACCGCAATCACGCACGAACGACTGGGCCGCGTCGAGCAAGCGGAAGAAGTTTTGCACGACCTCGGCTTTCGCGAGTTCCGCGTGCGGTTCGAAGAAGATACGGCGCGCCTGGAAATCGCGACGGCGGAGATTCACCGCTGCTCAGACGACCGGGTGCGAAACGAACTCGTCGGTCGCATCCGCGCCACGGGCTTTACGCGCGTCGTTCTGGATCTCGCGGGTTTTCGCAGCGGCAGCCTCAATGAAGGCGTCGCCACGACAAAGCGCTGA
- a CDS encoding CarD family transcriptional regulator, whose amino-acid sequence MFKVGEKVVYPAHGVGVIESVQSKTIAGTEKKFYMLRFLENDMTIMVPTENVDSVGLRRIIGKDTVSKVYKILRDKKVEIDQQTWNRRYREYTDKIKTGSVLEIAKVLRDLFVLKGDKELSFGERKMLDTARNLLVKELAIARSHSEEKIMEELRTIFAP is encoded by the coding sequence ATGTTTAAGGTTGGCGAGAAGGTCGTGTACCCCGCTCACGGAGTAGGGGTCATCGAAAGCGTTCAGAGCAAGACGATTGCGGGAACGGAGAAGAAGTTCTACATGCTCCGGTTCCTCGAGAACGACATGACCATCATGGTTCCGACCGAAAACGTCGATTCCGTGGGGCTCCGTCGGATCATCGGGAAGGACACCGTTTCCAAGGTCTACAAGATCCTTCGCGACAAGAAAGTCGAGATCGACCAGCAGACCTGGAACCGCCGCTACCGCGAGTACACCGACAAGATCAAGACCGGTTCGGTCCTCGAGATTGCCAAGGTGCTTCGAGATCTTTTCGTGCTCAAGGGCGACAAGGAGCTCTCTTTTGGAGAGCGCAAGATGCTCGATACCGCACGGAATCTCCTCGTGAAGGAGCTGGCGATCGCCCGGTCGCACTCCGAAGAGAAGATCATGGAGGAGCTGCGGACGATCTTCGCTCCGTAG
- the rimI gene encoding ribosomal protein S18-alanine N-acetyltransferase yields MSASDASRGVFTLRPMVEGDLDQVAAIEADWAPTPWSVATFRNELSIPFSLARVACPRGSDAVAGYVVRWLVAGEVHLLALAVDRAERGRGLGGLLLDQLLSEAHDERIELVTLEVEATSSIALHLYASRGFEQVRCRPNYYGSGRDAVVMNRRFGCRDVP; encoded by the coding sequence GTGAGCGCTTCGGACGCTTCGCGTGGTGTGTTCACGCTGCGTCCGATGGTCGAGGGGGACCTCGATCAAGTCGCCGCTATCGAGGCGGATTGGGCTCCGACGCCTTGGAGCGTCGCCACGTTTCGAAACGAGCTTTCGATACCGTTCTCCCTAGCGCGTGTGGCGTGTCCTCGTGGGTCGGATGCCGTCGCTGGCTATGTGGTCCGCTGGCTGGTTGCCGGTGAAGTGCATCTTCTCGCGCTCGCGGTGGATCGCGCCGAGCGAGGGCGTGGTCTGGGTGGATTGCTCCTTGACCAGTTGCTGTCGGAGGCGCACGATGAACGGATCGAGCTCGTAACGCTCGAAGTCGAAGCGACGAGTTCGATTGCATTACACCTGTACGCCTCTCGTGGCTTCGAGCAGGTCCGATGTCGTCCGAACTATTACGGGTCAGGGCGAGACGCGGTCGTGATGAATCGCCGGTTTGGATGCCGCGACGTGCCCTGA
- a CDS encoding ketoacyl-ACP synthase III, whose product MVERTHILGVGRAVPDNVVTNDDLSKLMDTSDEWVHQRTGIRQRHHIAADCSGTDLGKIAAEEALADAGLGIADIDLIVFATLSPDIDWPASAGLLAAKLGASSIPTFDVRNQCSGFIYSLASADALIRAGRARHALVVGGEIHSTGIDLTTRGRDVAVIFGDGAGAVVLGPSPDGERGLLSTHLHADGKYAEKLWLEGAASRSRPRISLEDLGGEDPVAFPRMQGRYVFKHAVTRFPEVINEALGANGLAIADLDVLIPHQANLRINEFVAAALELEADQVVNNIDRYGNTTAASIPIALHEAVKDARVSEGKLVCMAAFGAGFTWASALLRW is encoded by the coding sequence ATGGTCGAGCGTACGCACATCCTCGGCGTCGGGCGCGCAGTGCCCGACAACGTCGTTACGAACGACGATCTGTCGAAGTTGATGGACACGTCCGACGAGTGGGTGCATCAGCGCACGGGCATCCGGCAGCGCCACCACATCGCGGCCGACTGCAGCGGGACCGACCTCGGCAAGATCGCCGCCGAGGAAGCACTGGCGGACGCCGGGCTCGGTATCGCGGATATCGATCTGATCGTGTTCGCGACGCTGTCGCCGGACATCGATTGGCCGGCTTCGGCTGGTCTGCTTGCCGCGAAGCTCGGCGCTTCGTCGATCCCCACGTTCGACGTGAGGAACCAGTGCTCGGGCTTCATCTACTCGCTGGCCAGCGCGGACGCGCTGATTCGTGCGGGCCGGGCGCGCCACGCACTGGTGGTCGGTGGAGAGATTCACTCGACCGGCATCGACCTGACCACCCGAGGGCGCGACGTTGCCGTGATCTTCGGCGACGGTGCCGGCGCTGTCGTTCTCGGTCCGTCGCCGGACGGCGAGCGCGGTCTTCTCTCGACCCACTTGCACGCCGACGGGAAGTACGCGGAGAAGCTGTGGCTCGAAGGTGCGGCCAGCCGGAGTAGGCCGCGCATCTCTCTGGAAGATCTCGGCGGCGAGGATCCCGTGGCGTTCCCGCGCATGCAGGGGCGCTACGTGTTCAAGCACGCGGTGACGCGGTTTCCGGAGGTCATCAATGAGGCTCTCGGCGCGAACGGACTCGCCATCGCCGACCTCGACGTCTTGATCCCGCATCAAGCGAATCTCCGGATCAACGAGTTCGTTGCCGCCGCGCTGGAACTCGAGGCGGACCAGGTCGTGAACAACATCGATCGCTACGGCAACACTACCGCGGCATCGATCCCGATCGCGCTGCATGAGGCAGTGAAGGACGCGCGCGTGTCCGAAGGAAAGCTCGTCTGCATGGCCGCCTTCGGAGCGGGGTTTACGTGGGCGTCGGCGCTGCTTCGTTGGTGA
- a CDS encoding 3-oxoacyl-[acyl-carrier-protein] synthase III C-terminal domain-containing protein, whose product MPPEARLLSLGTHLPGAALDNAALAERLGVSADALLESTCVRARHYAGEGEGPSALAQHAAEQALAGAGVTVDDLSLIVFATATPDVTFPGSACFLQDKLSAGTVGAIDIRAQSAGFIAGLDLAIAFSSVPGSVAGTGGGPSHVMVASGEVFSSGLDESPRGRELTSRLADGAAVGIVGRSDEGARVAALRWHTDGSLAEQFWCEYPASGRYPLRIMAEDLEAGLHYPTADLSALAPVVQTRLGEVAREVLDEAGWSADSLEVAIIDYIEPRVARAAAAGLGLDDARIDVPTESFGHVMSAGLPLRLADWESRLAPGARVLLAAAGPGLAWGAVALELG is encoded by the coding sequence ATGCCGCCTGAAGCGAGGCTTTTGTCGCTGGGGACGCACCTGCCGGGTGCGGCCCTGGACAATGCCGCGTTGGCCGAGCGCCTCGGTGTGTCCGCGGACGCACTGCTCGAGTCGACTTGCGTCCGCGCGCGTCACTACGCTGGAGAGGGCGAGGGCCCGTCGGCCCTTGCCCAACATGCTGCCGAGCAGGCCCTTGCCGGAGCCGGTGTCACCGTCGACGACCTGTCGCTGATCGTGTTCGCGACGGCGACGCCCGACGTCACGTTCCCGGGCTCCGCCTGCTTCCTGCAGGACAAGCTCAGCGCCGGAACTGTGGGCGCGATCGACATTCGGGCACAGAGCGCGGGGTTCATTGCGGGCCTCGACCTCGCGATCGCGTTTTCGAGTGTGCCCGGCTCGGTGGCCGGCACCGGTGGTGGCCCGTCCCACGTCATGGTCGCGAGCGGAGAGGTGTTTTCGTCGGGACTCGACGAGTCTCCGCGTGGGCGAGAACTCACGTCGCGTCTCGCAGACGGTGCCGCGGTCGGAATCGTCGGACGCAGCGACGAGGGAGCACGCGTCGCGGCCTTGCGCTGGCACACCGACGGGTCGCTCGCCGAGCAGTTCTGGTGTGAGTACCCCGCGAGCGGTCGGTACCCGCTGCGGATCATGGCAGAGGACCTCGAAGCGGGTCTGCACTATCCGACCGCCGATCTGTCCGCTTTGGCGCCGGTGGTCCAGACGCGGCTCGGAGAGGTCGCCCGGGAAGTGCTGGATGAGGCGGGGTGGTCGGCGGACTCCCTCGAGGTCGCGATCATCGACTACATCGAACCGCGTGTCGCACGCGCGGCTGCGGCGGGTCTCGGGCTCGACGACGCTCGCATCGACGTCCCGACGGAGTCGTTCGGTCACGTGATGTCGGCCGGTCTCCCGCTTCGTCTCGCGGACTGGGAGTCGCGGCTCGCGCCGGGGGCGCGGGTCCTTCTGGCTGCCGCCGGTCCAGGTCTTGCCTGGGGCGCGGTCGCACTGGAGCTGGGGTGA
- a CDS encoding alanine-zipper protein, whose protein sequence is MKKVNQVTGAALSLALVATLGMGCAKKGPSPEELAADRAEQAASRAEAAATRASQAADRAEAAASKAEAIFQKHMRK, encoded by the coding sequence ATGAAGAAGGTGAATCAGGTGACCGGTGCCGCGCTCAGTCTGGCGCTCGTAGCGACACTGGGAATGGGCTGCGCCAAGAAGGGCCCGAGCCCCGAAGAACTCGCCGCCGACCGGGCCGAGCAGGCCGCCTCACGCGCCGAAGCCGCAGCAACCCGCGCGTCGCAGGCCGCCGACCGGGCGGAAGCCGCCGCATCGAAGGCGGAAGCGATCTTCCAGAAGCACATGCGCAAGTAG